A section of the Kribbella sp. HUAS MG21 genome encodes:
- a CDS encoding ADP-ribosylglycohydrolase family protein — MTRRDMETWRAQVRGCLLGGAIGDALGGPVEFEDGRSIVAKHPAGVRTFVDGGPGWPPGTVTDDTQMTLFTVEGLIRAGVRTDRGLGLTVAVVQHAYDRWLDTQTLPGPSGERDGWLHREQWLYARRAPGNTCLTALTEARKGDAKIPQFGAQAVNDSKGCGGVMRVAPFGLMPQVYPIDWIFDSAADAAGYTHGHPTGKLASGTLAAIIHALCAGAGLDEAITQATSILVQRQGHEETSTALSFARQLAATAPPGPVTVERLGGGWIAEEALAIAVYAALAYPEPEQFLDALALAVTHSGDSDSTGAICGNVLGALHGETALPAELVFAVEGRGVILQLADDFAMEFSQRQRLHGDYGPFTEWTTRYPGW; from the coding sequence ATGACGCGGCGGGACATGGAGACGTGGCGGGCGCAGGTGCGCGGGTGTCTGCTGGGTGGGGCGATCGGGGACGCGCTGGGCGGACCGGTCGAGTTCGAGGACGGGCGCTCGATCGTCGCGAAGCACCCGGCCGGCGTCCGGACCTTCGTGGACGGCGGGCCCGGCTGGCCGCCCGGGACCGTCACCGACGACACCCAGATGACGCTGTTCACGGTCGAGGGGCTGATCCGGGCCGGCGTCCGTACCGACCGCGGGCTCGGGCTGACCGTGGCTGTCGTACAGCACGCGTACGACCGGTGGCTGGACACGCAGACGCTGCCCGGGCCGAGCGGTGAACGCGACGGCTGGCTGCACCGCGAGCAGTGGCTGTACGCGCGCCGTGCACCGGGCAACACCTGCCTCACCGCGCTGACCGAGGCGCGCAAGGGCGACGCGAAGATCCCGCAGTTCGGTGCGCAGGCCGTCAACGACTCGAAGGGCTGCGGCGGCGTGATGCGGGTCGCGCCGTTCGGGCTGATGCCGCAGGTGTACCCGATCGACTGGATCTTCGACTCGGCCGCCGACGCTGCCGGGTACACGCACGGCCATCCGACCGGCAAGCTGGCCTCCGGCACGCTGGCCGCGATCATCCATGCGCTGTGCGCCGGCGCCGGCCTCGACGAGGCGATCACTCAGGCCACCAGCATCCTGGTCCAGCGCCAGGGCCACGAGGAGACCAGTACGGCGCTCTCGTTCGCGCGGCAACTGGCCGCCACCGCGCCGCCCGGCCCGGTCACGGTCGAGCGCCTCGGCGGCGGCTGGATCGCCGAGGAGGCGCTGGCGATCGCGGTCTACGCCGCCCTCGCCTACCCCGAGCCCGAGCAGTTCCTGGACGCCCTGGCGCTTGCGGTGACGCACTCCGGTGACAGCGACTCCACCGGCGCGATCTGCGGCAACGTCCTGGGCGCCCTGCACGGCGAGACGGCTCTCCCCGCGGAGCTCGTCTTCGCCGTCGAGGGTCGTGGGGTCATCCTGCAGCTCGCCGACGACTTCGCGATGGAGTTCAGCCAGCGGCAGCGGCTGCACGGTGACTACGGCCCGTTCACCGAGTGGACGACCCGCTACCCCGGCTGGTGA